One Syngnathus acus chromosome 13, fSynAcu1.2, whole genome shotgun sequence genomic window carries:
- the LOC119132836 gene encoding multidrug and toxin extrusion protein 1-like — MLYASMEEATSDKIFCCRWMRRKLPKALREEVYHLLRMMGPLLVARILSYLLPFVVTMFCGHLTNEVMAGYGLASATINITTAATGLGLGFALDTLVAQTFGSRNLLRVGVILQRGIIILLLFCLPCWGLLLNAQSLLLLMGQDPEVTRIAQLYITAYLPAIPALFLYHLQLSYLQNQGIILPQVYAAVLANVANLLTNYIFISVLDFGVYGSAAASTLTEIYLCVFQFAYIWWKKLHKTTWGGWSVESLQEWGSFMKLAIPSTLMTCFEWWIYDLGGLFAGMLGKDELAAHHALITVGNLNYMVTLGIQAAACARVGNALGAGDTAGAILTSKVALTLSVAFAVVQATVVGATKSVIGFLFTSDLKIISLLSRLMSIYCVLQLFEAIVGVSGGIFMGSGKQKIPAVANFIGYYCIGLSIGVVLMFVSQLSIFGFWLGHLICVVLQAIFYIVVIFKLNWKSITEEALKRAQAKPNVPLLNTSAAAINQNEEQTQVQHTSMEGFTHVCDECPDVDSKSPPGNKEDAGHLSVSQLVLRRGITMVTALGLLAVGTCVHFLVPPPESSMLLHANLTFNNATNSPLQTVTMLDW; from the exons ATGCTCTACGCAAGCATGGAGGAAGCCACGAGTGACAAGATATTCTGCTGCAGATGGATGCGTCGCAAGCTCCCCAAGGCCCTCAGGGAGGAGGTGTACCACCTCTTGAGGATGATGGGGCCCCTG TTGGTGGCTCGAATCCTCAGTTATTTGCTTCCGTTTGTGGTGACCATGTTTTGCGGACACCTGACGAATGAAGTGATGGCTGGCTACGGATTAGCATCTGCT ACCATCAATATCACCACTGCAGCAACAGGCCTGGGTTTGGGCTTTGCGCTCGATACTTTGGTCGCTCAG ACCTTTGGCAGTAGGAACCTGCTGCGCGTGGGCGTGATCCTGCAGCGAGGCATCATCATCCTGCTGTTGTTCTGTCTGCCCTGCTGGGGTCTGCTCCTCAATGCACAGAGTCTTCTGCTGCTTATGGGCCAAGACCCCGAGGTCACACG GATTGCGCAGTTGTATATCACGGCATACCTCCCAGCAATACCA GCACTGTTTCTATATCACCTGCAGCTCTCCTATCTTCAAAATCAG GGGATAATACTACCACAGGTGTACGCTGCCGTCCTGGCAAATGTGGCAAACTTGCTGACTAACTACATCTTCATCAGCGTGCTTGATTTTGGAGTGTA tggaTCTGCAGCAGCAAGCACCCTGACAGAAATCTACCTTTGTGTTTTCCAGTTTGCTTACATTTGGTGGAAGAAGCTGCATAAAACGACATGGGGAG GATGGTCTGTGGAGTCGCTGCAGGAATGGGGCTCCTTCATGAAACTGGCCATCCCCAGCACACTCATGACGTGTTTTGAATGGTGGATTTATGACTTGGGGGGCTTGTTTGCcg GGATGCTTGGTAAAGATGAGTTGGCGGCCCATCACGCCTTGATAACAGTGGGAAACCTAAACTACATG GTGACACTTGGCATCCAAGCGGCGGCGTGCGCTCGAGTGGGCAATGCTCTCGGCGCTGGGGACACGGCAGGAGCGATTCTCACATCCAAAGTGGCACTGACGCTTTCAG tcgcATTTGCCGTTGTTCAAGCCACCGTGGTCGGAGCGACAAAATCCGTCATTGGCTTCCTCTTCACCTCTGACCT GAAGATCATCAGTCTGCTGTCTCGCTTGATGAGCATTTACTGCGTCCTACAGTTATTTGAAGCCATTGTG GGCGTGTCCGGAGGGATCTTTATGGGATCTGGGAAGCAAAAGATACCCGCGGTGGCTAACTTCATCGGCTACTACTGCATCGGCCTCTCCATCGGTGTCGTGCTGATGTTTGTCTCCCAACTAAGCATTTTCG gttTTTGGCTGGGTCACCTCATTTGTGTGGTTCTACAAGCCATCTTCTACATTGTGGTCATATTCAAACTCAATTGGAAGAGCATCACAGAGGAG GCGCTGAAACGAGCCCAGGCTAAGCCAAATGTGCCATTACTGAACACAAGTGCTGCGGCTATTAACCAAAACGAAGAGCAGACACAAGTACAGCACACT tcaatGGAAGGCTTCACGCACGTATGCGACGAATGTCCCGATGTCGATTCAAAGAGTCCGCCCGGCAACAAGGAAGACGCCGGACATCTCTCTGTTTCCCAGCTGGTTCTCCGGCGAGGCATCACCATGGTTACTGCACTGGGACTCCTGGCAGTGGGCACTTGCGTGCATTTCCTGGTCCCGCCGCCCGAGAGCTCAATGCTGCTCCACGCCAACCTCACGTTCAATAATGCCACAAACAGTCCCCTGCAAACTGTTACAATGCTGGACTGGTGA
- the LOC119132847 gene encoding multidrug and toxin extrusion protein 1-like, translated as MAPGSSDKMFVCSWTCPKMPLNYREEVCHILRMAGPVLLSRFLNYLLPFVVTMFCGRLGNEVMAGYGLASSTINITTAATGYGLALACDTLVSQTFGGKNLLRVGVILQRGIVILLLFCLPCWGLLINAQSLLLLMGQDPKVTRIAHVYLIAFLPAVPAMFLHHLQASYLQNQGIILPQMYTAAMANVANLMMNYVFLHWLHLGVNGSAAANTLSQISICVLLFAYIRWKKLHLSTWGGWSMESLQEWGSYMNLAVPSMLMKCFEWWLFELGGFFAGMLSKDELAAQHAITMVSLLTYMLPFSIQAAACARVGNALGAGDTGRAILTCKVALSLAGAFTVVAGIILGSTKSVIGFIFTSDQNIVNLVSLVMNVYIFLQFFDGLVSVCTGIFLGTGKQKIPAVANFIGYYGIGLTLGVTLMFVVKLRILGFWLGILICFVFQSIIYIIIIFKLDWERMTEEAVKRAHKSTHLALMSLSEQEQNRIDTCDGNTQQQAKANQLPLNQLLLKRGLTLLAALALLTTGTCVYFLVPGPVTRFPKSNLTTTDSGNSTCC; from the exons ATGGCGCCGGGATCGAGTGACAAGATGTTCGTTTGCAGTTGGACCTGTCCCAAGATGCCCCTGAACTACAGAGAAGAAGTGTGCCACATCTTGAGAATGGCTGGGCCTGTG TTGCTCTCTCGGTTCCTGAATTATCTGCTTCCCTTCGTGGTCACCATGTTCTGCGGACGTTTGGGCAACGAGGTGATGGCCGGATATGGATTAGCGTCGTCT ACCATCAACATCAccacagcagcaacaggaTATGGTCTTGCTCTTGCTTGTGATACATTGGTTTCTCAG ACCTTTGGTGGTAAGAACCTGCTGCGAGTAGGCGTGATCTTGCAGCGTGGCATTGTCATCCTTCTGTTGTTCTGTCTGCCCTGTTGGGGTCTGCTCATCAATGCCCAGAGCCTCCTGCTGCTTATGGGCCAGGACCCCAAGGTCACCCG AATAGCGCATGTATACCTCATAGCCTTCTTGCCAGCCGTGCCA GCAATGTTTCTGCACCATCTTCAAGCATCTTATTTGCAGAACCAG GGTATAATACTTCCTCAGATGTACACTGCAGCCATGGCAAATGTTGCCAACTTGATGATGAATTATGTGTTCTTACACTGGCTCCATTTAGGAGTCAA TGGATCTGCAGCTGCCAACACACTCTCTCAGATTAGCATCTGTGTTCTATTGTTTGCTTACATACGCTGGAAGAAACTGCACCTATCAACATGGGGAG GTTGGTCAATGGAATCTCTTCAGGAGTGGGGCTCCTACATGAATCTGGCTGTTCCGAGCATGCTCATGAAATGTTTCGAGTGGTGGCTCTTTGAGTTGGGTGGATTCTTTGCAG GGATGTTGAGCAAAGATGAACTGGCCGCCCAGCACGCAATAACGATGGTGTCTCTTCTCACCTATATG ttgcctTTCAGCATACAGGCCGCGGCATGCGCTCGGGTGGGCAACGCCCTTGGGGCCGGGGACACGGGCAGGGCCATCCTTACCTGCAAGGTGGCGCTCAGCCTCGCAG GTGCATTTACAGTTGTTGCAGGCATCATTCTTGGCTCCACAAAATCAGTGATTGGCTTCATCTTCACCTCTGATCA AAATATCGTCAATCTGGTGTCGCTTGTGATGAACGTTTACATCTTCCTTCAGTTCTTTGACGGCCTCGTG TCTGTGTGCACAGGCATCTTTCTAGGAACAGGAAAGCAGAAGATTCCAGCTGTTGCTAACTTCATCGGATACTATGGCATCGGACTCACGCTTGGCGTTACGCTCATGTTTGTTGTGAAGCTCAGAATTTTAG gTTTCTGGCTGGGGATTCTGATTTGCTTTGTCTTCCAGTCAATCATTTACATCATTATCATCTTTAAGTTGGACTGGGAGAGAATGACAGAGGAG gcTGTGAAGCGTGCCCACAAGAGCACACACTTGGCCTTAATGAGTCTATCTGAGCAGGAACAGAACAGGATCGATACATGCGATGGCAACACTCAGCAGCAGGCGAAAGCAAACCAGCTCCCTCTGAACCAGCTGCTGCTGAAGCGAGGCCTGACGCTGTTGGCCGCCCTCGCCCTGCTGACAACAGGCACTTGCGTGTACTTCCTTGTACCCGGGCCGGTGACCCGGTTCCCCAAAAGTAATCTGACTACAACGGACTCCGGCAATAGCACATGTTGCTGA
- the LOC119132721 gene encoding solute carrier family 13 member 5-like has protein sequence MALLKRLLSLKNEFILYATPFLLLPLPLVIGTSEAACGYVIVLMAVYWCTEVLPLAVTALLPALLFPLFGVMESKNVCMQYLKDTNMLFVGGLMVAVAVEHWNLHKRIALRVLLLVGVRPALLMLGFMGVTAFLSMWISNTATTAMMVPIVQAVLEELSNSEAQMPTILSSEEVQTSEVNGNQEKQTDVTGPVVVTFLDTSVEATRQKEAAERRKMCKGMTLCVCYAASIGGTATLTGTGPNLVLNGQMSQLFPENGDVINFASWFGFAFPNMMLMLVMAWLWLQFVFIGFNFKKTWGCGSEKTEKEVAAYQVIQGQHRRLGPMSFGECSVLGLFVLLVILWFSRDPGFMHGWATNIFNSKAEYVTDATVAIFIAILLFVLPSRPPRFCSWKTNNFDIASDQTSSSSSRLLSWKVTQKKLPWGIVLLLGGGFALAKGSEVSGLSRWLGDQMSPLKGIPPWAIAIILCLLIATFTECASNVATATLFLPILASLSQSIGINPLYVMVPCTLSASFAFMLPVATPPNAIVFSYGYLKVSDMARTGIVMNIIGILCITLSINTWGRAMFHLDSFPPWANVTGP, from the exons ATGGCTCTGCTCAAGCGTCTGTTGTCGCTCAAGAACGAGTTTATTCTCTATGCGACTCCGTTCCTTCTGCTGCCTTTGCCGCTCGTCATCGGCACTTCG gaagcagcatgtggctaTGTGATCGTCCTCATGGCGGTGTACTGGTGTACTGAGGTTCTCCCACTGGCGGTGACGGCCCTGCTTCCAGCGCTCCTCTTCCCGCTCTTTGGAGTCATGGAGTCCAAGAAT GTGTGCATGCAGTACCTGAAGGACACCAACATGTTGTTTGTGGGGGGTCTGATGGTGGCCGTGGCCGTGGAGCACTGGAACCTGCATAAGCGAATCGCCCTGAGGGTGCTCCTGCTGGTTGGTGTACGACCAGCGCT GCTGATGCTGGGCTTCATGGGCGTGACGGCCTTCTTGTCCATGTGGATCAGCAACACGGCCACCACAGCCATGATGGTGCCCATCGTTCAAGCCGTCCTGGAGGAGCTCAGTAACAGCGAGGCGCAGATGCCTACCATCCTGAGCTCAGAGGAGGTTCAGACGTCAGAAGTGAACGGCAACCAGGAGAAACAGACAGATGTCACAG GTCCTGTGGTGGTGACTTTCTTGGACACCTCCGTTGAGGCGACTCGACAAAAGGAGGCAGCGGAAAGACGGAAGATGTGCAAAGGGATGACCCTTTGCGTCTGCTACGCCGCCAGCATCGGTGGCACCGCCACGTTGACGGGGACTGGTCCTAACTTGGTGCTCAACGGACAAATGAGCCA ACTATTTCCTGAAAATGGTGACGTGATCAATTTCGCCTCCTGGTTCGGATTCGCCTTCCCCAACATGATGCTCATGCTGGTGATGGCGTGGTTGTGGCTACAGTTTGTCTTCATCGGATTCAA CTTCAAGAAGACGTGGGGCTGTGGCTCTGAAAAGACGGAGAAGGAAGTGGCCGCCTACCAAGTGATCCAGGGGCAGCATCGTCGTCTGGGGCCCATGTCCTTTGGCGAGTGCAGCGTCCTGGGTCTCTTCGTTCTGCTAGTGATCCTGTGGTTCTCCAGGGACCCTGGCTTTATGCACGGCTGGGCCACTAACATCTTCAACTCCAAAGCAGA GTACGTCACAGATGCCACTGTGGCTATCTTCATTGCCATCCTCCTCTTTGTCCTGCCATCAAGACCCCCACGTTTCTGCTCATGGAAGACAAACAATTTCGACATAG CATCCGATCAGACGTCCAGCTCCTCTTCACGTCTGCTCAGCTGGAAGGTGACCCAGAAGAAGTTACCATGGGGAATTGTGCTGCTCCTTGGAGGAGGCTTTGCACTGGCCAAAGGGAGTGAG GTATCGGGACTTTCCAGGTGGTTGGGAGATCAAATGAGTCCCTTGAAAGGCATCCCACCATGGGCAATCGCCATTATCTTGTGCCTCCTGATTGCAACTTTCACAGAGTGCGCCAGCAATGTGGCCACTGCGACACTCTTCCTGCCCATCTTAGCATCATTG TCGCAGTCCATTGGAATCAACCCATTGTACGTCATGGTGCCTTGTACCCTGAGCGCCTCCTTTGCCTTCATGTTGCCTGTGGCCACGCCACCCAACGCCATCGTATTTTCCTATGGATATCTCAAGGTTTCGGACATG GCTAGGACTGGAATAGTCATGAACATTATCGGCATATTGTGCATCACGCTGTCCATCAATACCTGGGGTCGGGCAATGTTTCACCTGGACTCCTTTCCTCCATGGGCCAATGTGACTGGGCCCTGA
- the masp1 gene encoding mannan-binding lectin serine protease 1 produces the protein MNGETRTMRSVYLFSCVLLGLADSEYMVSLTQPFGSFQSPHFPATYPDDTCHRWEIRVPDGFRVQLDFSHFDLEPSDLCQCDYVRVEAGGRALDEGGASILGIFCGSESLDPESVPGPETLSTPGNVVSIVFSSDFSNPQNFSGFQAHYSAIDVDECAEGVDEDVACDHLCHNYVGGFYCSCRHGYLLHPDKRTCTVECSDLVFSERVGSLSSPNFPSPYPKRTECSYIIRVAPGLKLRLHFDDMFDVEDHPEALCPYDYLKIRAAPKEFGPFCGGQSPGVIQTDTNVVIILFHSDHSGENVGWRMTYTSEGSPCASPVHPTNVTVSPLQLEYSAGDRVRVSCSPGSMIIKGGERVDGDFEMLCQEDGTWDTALPVCQSKNEFGCGPNNLSVNTAPGVELPSCVPACGRPSRPLAVQVKRIVGGRAAEPGNFPWQVLLSVEDTSRVPSERWFGSGALLSDTWILTAAHVVRSRRRDAQVVPVAPEHIKVVAGAVDVRDKQASAVLSVSQVLVHPDFRPSDFDNDIALLKLSVKVELNHDVQPVCLPSPPQDDATSPPPHSLGVVAGWGVSHPDVTSDLLQFVRLPVVPQDECRASYAARTGSYNVSDNMFCAGFYEGGRDTCLGDSGGAFVAENPVTRQWAVYGLVSWAGPEECGSRRVYGVYTRVNKYLTWIQQHLLVFL, from the exons aTGAACGGCGAGACACGCACCATGAG gTCAGTGTATTTGTTCTCGTGCGTACTGCTGGGCCTGGCGGATTCTGAGTATATGGTGTCGCTGACTCAACCCTTTGGAAGCTTCCAGTCACCACACTTCCCAGCCACATATCCCGACGACACGTGCCATCGCTGGGAAATCCGTGTTCCCGACGGTTTCCGTGTCCAACTGGACTTCAGCCATTTTGACCTGGAACCTTCTGACTTGTGCCAGTGCGACTACGTCAGG GTGGAGGCTGGTGGCAGGGCCTTGGACGAGGGCGGGGCTTCCATCCTGGGAATATTCTGTGGCAGTGAATCTCTGGATCCGGAGAGCGTTCCGGGTCCCGAAACGCTTAGCACTCCTGGCAACGTCGTCAGCATCGTCTTCTCATCCGACTTCTCCAACCCGCAAAACTTCTCCGGCTTCCAAGCGCACTACAGCGCAATTG ATGTGGACGAGTGCGCGGAAGGTGTGGACGAAGACGTCGCCTGCGACCACCTGTGTCACAACTATGTGGGCGGCTTCTACTGCTCCTGTCGCCATGGTTACCTGTTGCACCCTGACAAACGCACGTGCACAG tTGAGTGTAGTGACCTAGTGTTTTCTGAGCGTGTGGGTTCCCTGAGCAGCCCCAATTTTCCATCACCATACCCAAAAAGAACTGAGTGCTCTTATATTATCCGGGTGGCGCCGGGACTCAAGCTTCGCCTCCACTTTGATGATATGTTTGACGTGGAGGATCACCCGGAAGCCCTCTGTCCCTATGACTACCTcaag ATCCGAGCGGCGCCTAAAGAGTTTGGGCCGTTTTGCGGTGGTCAGTCTCCTGGTGTGATCCAGACCGACACCAACGTCGTTATTATCTTGTTTCACAGCGACCACTCAGGAGAAAATGTTGGATGGAGGATGACGTACACCTCCGAGG GAAGTCCATGTGCATCTCCAGTGCATCCAACCAACGTTACGGTGAGCCCGCTCCAGCTCGAGTACTCAGCTGGGGACCGCGTCCGGGTCTCGTGTTCTCCAGGCTCCATGATCATCAAG GGTGGTGAGCGCGTGGATGGAGACTTTGAGATGCTCTGTCAGGAAGATGGCACCTGGGATACCGCACTTCCTGTCTGTCAAAGTAAAA ATGAGTTTGGCTGCGGCCCAAACAATCTGAGTGTTAACACTGCGCCAGGGGTGGAGCTTCCATCCTGTGTGCCGG CATGCGGCCGCCCGTCACGTCCGCTGGCCGTCCAGGTGAAGCGCATAGTCGGCGGTCGCGCTGCAGAGCCGGGGAACTTCCCTTGGCAGGTTCTGCTGAGTGTGGAGGACACCAGCCGTGTCCCGTCGGAGCGCTGGTTCGGCTCGGGTGCCCTGTTGTCGGACACGTGGATCTTGACTGCCGCCCATGTTGTGCGCTCTCGCCGCCGGGATGCCCAGGTGGTCCCCGTGGCCCCCGAACACATCAAG GTGGTGGCGGGTGCAGTGGACGTGCGGGACAAGCAGGCATCGGCCGTCCTTTCCGTGTCTCAGGTGCTGGTCCATCCCGACTTCCGACCCAGTGACTTTGACAATGACATCGCCTTGCTGAAGCTGAGTGTCAAGGTGGAGCTGAACCACGATGTCCAGCCCGTCTGCCTGCCGTCGCCACCACAG GATGACGCCACCTCTCCCCCACCCCACTCTCTAGGCGTAGTCGCTGGGTGGGGGGTGTCGCACCCTGACGTTACCTCCGACCTGCTGCAGTTTGTTCGTCTGCCGGTGGTCCCGCAGGATGAGTGTCGCGCCAGCTACGCAGCCCGCACGGGAAGCTACAACGTCAGCGACAACATGTTCTGCGCTGGCTTCTACGAGGGTGGCCGCGACACCTGCCTGGGCGACAGCGGGGGCGCCTTTGTGGCTGAGAACCCCGTCACCCGGCAGTGGGCCGTGTATGGCCTGGTGTCGTGGGCTGGTCCCGAGGAATGCGGCAGCCGGAGGGTGTATGGCGTCTACACTCGCGTCAACAAATACCTGACATGGATACAGCAGCACCTCCTGGTATTcctgtga